A segment of the Chlorogloeopsis sp. ULAP01 genome:
TTTGATGGGTACTGACATGAAGTCACAGTAAGTCTTGACAAGATTAGTAATTCGTGCTGATTCTAAATATTCTAATTCCTCTTCCATGAGATGGAGAGTAATTGTCGTACCGCGAGTGGTGCGGGATGATTCTGCCAAGGTGAACTCTGGAGAACCATCACAAGTCCAATGAACTGCCTGCGCTCCTTCTTTGTAGGATAATGTATCGATTTCGACTTGTTTTGCCACCATGAAGGAGGAGTAAAAACCTAGCCCAAAGTTACCAATTATTGGTTGCTCTGATACATTTTTATACTTGTGAATAAATTCTTCAGCACTAGAAAAAGCAACTTGATTAATATATTTCTTGACCTCGTCGGCTGTCATGCCGATGCCATTATCGGTAATGGAGAGAGTATTTTGATTTTTATCTATGGAAATTTGAATTTCTGGTTCGCCAATATCGCCAGAATACTCTCCTGCGCGGGATACCATTTTCAGCTTTTGGATCGCATCAACGGCATTAGATACTAGTTCTCGCAGGAATATTTGGTGATCTGAGTACAGGGACTTCTTAATAATCGGGAAAATGTTCTCAGTATGAATACTGATAGTGCCTTGTTCTAGCATAACTTGAGTTTAACAAAATTTGCCTACTGTGAATTTTAAGAGCATAATGGTGGCGATAGTTTACCCTATTAGGTTTTGTTTACACCATACTGCTGATGCGGATTTCCCTACTCGCTCATAGTAGCTAAAAAAAGTGATAGCAAAGTCAACAGTTTACGAAGCGTCTAGAAGAGGAACCATCGCACAATCAATAATTATTAATTTAAGGTAGGTAATTTTTGATGAAAATTATTGCCTGGCCGGCATTTAAAACAAAGTATAAAAATCCCTACAACTGGCTGTTGTATTCACATATGCTTGAGTTGGGTGTAACAGTTGAGGAATTCACTTTTAGTAAGTTGCTGCTTCAACACTATGATATTTTTCACCTACACTGGCCAACTGAAACTATATTACGTCACCCTAACTTAGTTGTGGCTCTGTTACGGGTAATTACGATGTTATTAACTATAAAGTGGGCTAAGGTCAGGGGAACAAAAATTATTTGGACTATTCACGATGAGTATCCTCATTCTCTATTACATCCTCAACTGGCAAATTGGTTTCAGTCCAAATTTATCAAGGAATTAGATGGATGTATTAGTCATAGTCAAGTAGGTAAAGAATTAACTCTAAAAAATTTTCCTAGCTTGCAGCATCTTCCTCATCTTGTTATTTTTCATGGTCATTATCGACAGGTTTACCCTAACAATATTACTCGTGAGACAGCTAGGACAAATTTAGATATTCCCCCTGATTGTCATTTACTTTTATTTCTGGGTTATATTGACTACTACAAAAATGTTCCTCATTTAGTACAGGTATTTCGAGAATTAAACCCAACTGATTGGCTATTGTTGATAGCAGGTAAAATTGAAGTTCCAGAACTTGGTACTGAGATATTAAACTTAGCAGTTAATGATTTCAAGGTAAAATTGCGTTTCGGGTTCGTGCCAGATGAACAGTTACAACTGTATTTTAAGGCTGCTGATTTAGTAGTTTTACCTTTTCAAGAAATTTTGAACTCAGGTAGTGCAATACTCTCTTTGTCTTTTGATTCTCCTATCTTAGTAACTGATAAAGGATCTATGGCAGAGCTACAAGAACAGGTTGGGGATGAATGGGTAAAGTTGTACTCTGGAGAGTTGACTACAGAAGTTCTAGCTACAGGCTTAGATTGGGCGATTGAAGGAAAGCGATCGCGACAAGCTAATTTAGAGAAGTTAGGATGGTCAAGGTTAGCGGAAAAAACTGTCCAATATTTTGAACATATTTGTAATCAGAATTTATAACAAGGGTAGTATATGAGAATTGCTTATGTTACCACTTATGATGTTCAACATCCTACTAGTTGGCAAAAATATCATGGCGGGAACTATGGCGCAAGTAATTTTATTGCTCAGATATTAACAAACCAAAATATTTTAATTGATTATTTAGGGCCGCTACAAAAAAATTTTTCTTGGTTAACTAGAGGTAAATGGCTATTTTATAATCACTTGATTAAAAAAGATTATTATAGTTGGGCTGAACCAATTGTCTGTCAAAATTATGCCAATCAGGTAGCAAAAAAACTAGCTCATTTAGATAGTGAGATTGTTATTTCTCCAGAAGGAGCAATCCCTACTGCCTATCTAGAATGCCAGCAGCCAATAGTTCTGTGGATAGATACAACTCTAACAGAATTAATTAACTTTTTTCCTCACCTCAGTAATCTGTGTCAGGAAACTAGAAATAATATTTATAAAATGGAAAAAGCTGCATTGGAAAAATGCAAAATACTCATAGTCACCTCAGAATGGGCAGTGGAAACTGTAGTTAAAACTTATGGAATAGATAAATCAAAAATTTATGTTATTCCTAGAGGCGCAAATATAGAAATAAAGCCAGAAAGAACATTCGCAGATATTACAGAATTAGTTAAGTCAAGAAATAAAAAAATATGTAAGTTAATTTACTCTGGAGTTGATTGGCAGCGCAAGGGTGGAGATATTGCTCTCGCAGTTGCTAAAAAATTAAATGAAATAGGTTTGGAGACTGAACTGACAGTCATAGGATGCCAACCTATTTCTAAAGAACCTTTGCCAAGTTTTGTCAAGCCACTGGGATATATTAACAAGTATCAACCTGATGGTTTATCTCAGATGTGTCAGTTAATAGGTGATTCTCATTTTCTGATGTTACCTACTAGAGCAGATACCAATCCTCATGTTTTAGTCGAAGCAAATGCTTTTGGTGTCCCTTGTTTAACAACAAATATAGCAGGAATACCAACTGTAATTAAAGATAATATTAATGGTAAAACTTTTGCGGTTGATGCACCGATAGACGACTATTGTAACTACATACTTAACTATTTTACTCATTACCACGAATATGAACGATTAGCTATGTCATCATTCAATGAGTATGTATATCGTCTTAATTGGGAAGTTGCTGGTCGTACAGCTAAACAGTTATTTTTAGACTATCTCTAAAAAAGCAATTTTATAGACTAGTGGTTCTGTAGTCTTTAAGTAAGGGCTAAAGCCCTCACTACAAACTTTTTTCCAACAGCTTTACAGTGGGTGACCAAATTCTGATTTTAAGTGGCAATATTTAAGTCGCTGTCTTTAGAGAAAAATTATTCACCAGTAACTTACTGGCGATCGCTTTCTCTACTTTTGCTTGAATCGCTCGTACATCTTAGTGAACGAGCGATTCTAGTCCTTGATCAAGGGCAATGGTGTCTTTTTTATTATTGCCCCTGACTTTTTAAGACTCGCGAGAAGCTTCTAATATATGAGTTGTGTTTGTTGGTGCTGGGACTGTAACTACTTTTTTCTTACTAAAGTTCAGCCCTTTATCTCCTTTGTCAATAACAATCGTGTCACCACCAATAAAGGTATTCTCTAAAATTTTGGTGGCGATCGCATTTTCCACTTCTCTTTGGATTGCCCGTTTGATGGGGCGTGCGCCGTAAACAGGATCGTAACCTACTTCTACAAGGTAATCGCAAGCACTTGGAGAGATTTCCAAGGAAATTTTTTGATCGGAAAGCAGATTTTCCACTCGCTTGAGTTGGATGCGAACAATTTGCCGCATTTCACTGCGATTGAGGGGATGGAAAATAATCAAATCATCAACGCGATTGAGAAATTCAGGGCGGAAGTGCGATCGCAAAGCATCCATCACCCGATTTCGCATTTTTTCATACTGGGAGTCATCACCAGATATA
Coding sequences within it:
- a CDS encoding glycosyltransferase family 4 protein, whose translation is MKIIAWPAFKTKYKNPYNWLLYSHMLELGVTVEEFTFSKLLLQHYDIFHLHWPTETILRHPNLVVALLRVITMLLTIKWAKVRGTKIIWTIHDEYPHSLLHPQLANWFQSKFIKELDGCISHSQVGKELTLKNFPSLQHLPHLVIFHGHYRQVYPNNITRETARTNLDIPPDCHLLLFLGYIDYYKNVPHLVQVFRELNPTDWLLLIAGKIEVPELGTEILNLAVNDFKVKLRFGFVPDEQLQLYFKAADLVVLPFQEILNSGSAILSLSFDSPILVTDKGSMAELQEQVGDEWVKLYSGELTTEVLATGLDWAIEGKRSRQANLEKLGWSRLAEKTVQYFEHICNQNL
- a CDS encoding glycosyltransferase; this translates as MRIAYVTTYDVQHPTSWQKYHGGNYGASNFIAQILTNQNILIDYLGPLQKNFSWLTRGKWLFYNHLIKKDYYSWAEPIVCQNYANQVAKKLAHLDSEIVISPEGAIPTAYLECQQPIVLWIDTTLTELINFFPHLSNLCQETRNNIYKMEKAALEKCKILIVTSEWAVETVVKTYGIDKSKIYVIPRGANIEIKPERTFADITELVKSRNKKICKLIYSGVDWQRKGGDIALAVAKKLNEIGLETELTVIGCQPISKEPLPSFVKPLGYINKYQPDGLSQMCQLIGDSHFLMLPTRADTNPHVLVEANAFGVPCLTTNIAGIPTVIKDNINGKTFAVDAPIDDYCNYILNYFTHYHEYERLAMSSFNEYVYRLNWEVAGRTAKQLFLDYL